A genomic window from Triticum urartu cultivar G1812 chromosome 7, Tu2.1, whole genome shotgun sequence includes:
- the LOC125520556 gene encoding uncharacterized protein LOC125520556 yields the protein MDESDERGNGGGQHHGYEWKLPAALSANTTSVHVTALDGVVNVNSLFTVAVFVGLSLATPGELRSLAGDPSCDAGPDVARSLLVLEVVAFSSFLFSSLVAQGLKLAINLINSKDPDDTHAHIDARLLRLGMLASAVGSVVGCVFLMASMVMVVQIRLGTLGCASNRAAAKAAAGLVGLVSTALVVYISTVFYTFTH from the exons ATGGATGA ATCTGACGAGCGCGGCAACGGCGGCGGGCAGCACCACGGCTACGAGTGGAAGCTGCCGGCGGCGCTGTCGGCGAACACGACGAGCGTGCACGTGACGGCGCTGGACGGGGTGGTCAACGTGAACTCGCTCTTCACGGTGGCCGTCTTCGTGGGCCTCTCCCTCGCGACCCCCGGCGAGCTGCGCAGCCTCGCCGGCGACCCGTCCTGCGACGCCGGGCCCGACGTGGCGCGGTCCCTGCTGGTCCTCGAGGTGGTCgccttctcctccttcctcttctccagCCTCGTCGCGCAGGGCCTCAAGCTCGCGATCAACCTCATCAACTCCAAGGACCCCGACGACACGCACGCCCACATCGacgcccgcctgctccggctcggGATGCTGGCCTCCGCCGTGGGCTCCGTCGTCGGCTGCGTCTTCTTGATGGCGTCCATGGTGATGGTCGTGCAGATCCGGCTGGGCACCCTGGGATGCGCCAGCAACCGGGCGGCTGCCAAGGCCGCCGCGGGGCTCGTCGGGCTCGTCTCCACCGCCCTCGTCGTGTACATCAGCACCGTCTTCTACACTTTCACTCACTGA